CTCTCAAAACGAGTAGAAAAACCACGTTCTGCAACATCAAATTGATGTGAACTCACCCCAAAATCACCAAGAATTCCATCTACTTTTTTCACACCATGAAAGCGCATAAATCGCTTGATGTATCTAAAGTTTTCTGGAATAAGCGTGAATCGCTCATCCTCGATTATATTCTCCTGAGCATCTATATCTTGATCAAAACCATAAAGTTTTCCCTCAGGACCTAGCCTACTCAAAATCTCACGAGAATGACCACCACCACCAAAGGTGACATCTACATAGACACCATCTGGCTTGATATTGAGACCATCTACCGTCTCTTTTAATAATACTGGGTTATGATAATCCATCTGGTATATCGCTATCTCCCATCACTTCCTCAGCAAGATCTGCAAAATCTAGTGCTGCCTCATCAATGGCTTTTTCGTATAAATCTTTATCCCAAATCTCCAGAATATTGAAAGCAGCATTTACCACAATCGACTTCTCAAGTTTTGCAAAATTTCCTAAATCTTTAGACACTAAAACTCTTCCTGTTCCATCAACTTCTACTGGCTTAACACCTGCATTGAAACGACGTATAAACTCATCATTCTTCTTATTAAAACGATTAAGCTTATTCACCTTTGCACTTAGCGTGTTCCACTCTGCAATAGGATATAACTCAAGGCACTTTTGAAACACAGCGCGCTTAAGCACAAAACCATCCTGAAGGATAGGAGCCAGCTGCTTTTTAAACGCTTGAGGCAACATGAGTCGGCCCTTAGCGTCTATTTTACATTCGTATGTTCCAATGAGGTTAATCACTCGAGATAGGTTAGTTTTTATGTATTAACTCAAATATAGCGCAAATATTACCACTTTTTACCACATTCTACCACTTTGTTGATAAGTTATACCACCTACCTCCACTTGTTAACAATATGTTGATGAGTAGAATTTTATAATTTTCTTTCTCTTTTGAGCTTGATTTTCTTTTTTTTGCTTTCGCGAAAGCGTACTAAAACAACTTGCTATAACCTTAAAAATGCTCAGTATCACGCATTAAGACCATTGTAAAAAAAGAGCAACTAATCAAAACCGAAATAAGTATATTTGCTTATACCGATTACTAACCACTTTTATGAAACACGACTTAATTACCGAAGGGAAATTTACTTATCTAGAAAAAGGCGAAGGAACACCGATTATCATTCTTCATGGTTTAATGGGAGGCCTGAGTAATTTTGATGCAGTGACTTCTCATTTCTCGGAAAATGGGTATAAAGTGGTAATCCCGGAACTTCCAGTATACACGATGCCTCTTATTAAAACAGGGGTGAAATCGTTTGCTAAGTATCTTGACGAATTCATTGAAATGAAAGGCTATGAAGAAGTAATTCTTCTAGGCAATTCTATGGGTGGTCATGTGGGACTGTATCACACTAAAATGTCTCCAGAAAAAGTAAAGGCTCTTGTAATTACAGGCAGCTCTGGACTTTATGAAAGCGCGATGGGAGAAAGCTACCCTAAGCGTGGTGATTATGAGTACATCAAAAAGAAAGCACAAGGAGTATTTTATAATCCTGAGTGTGCTACCAAAGAAATTGTAGACGAAGTTTACGACACAGTAAACGATCGCAATAAATTACTTAAGACGCTTGCTATAGCAAAAAGTGCAATACGTCATAACATGGCACAAGACCTTCCAGATATGAATACACCTACTTGTATTATCTGGGGACGTCAAGATGGTGTTACTCCACCTGAGGTTGCAGAAGATTTTAATAAATTACTTCCAGACTCAGATCTGTTTTGGATAGAGGAATGTGGTCATGCAGCTATGATGGAAAAGCCAACAGAGTTTAACGACATTTTGTTGAAGTGGCTTAAACAAAGAGAGTTTTAAAAAGCCTCAACCACAACAAACATACATAGACAACTCATACTCATTCTTGAGACTTTGAGCATATAATGTGCTTCATATTCTTTATTAAACGATTACATTACTATTTTTGCGATATGAAAATCAAGTCTGCCTCTTTTGTAGTAAGTAACTCCGAAGTCACAAAGTGCCCTAACACTCGCATTCCAGAATATGCCTTTATAGGCCGCTCTAATGTAGGAAAGTCTTCGCTTATTAATATGCTTACTAACCGTAAGAGTCTGGCAAAAACATCTGGAAGACCTGGTAAGACGCAGCTTATTAATCACTTCTTGATTAACGAAAACTGGCACCTCGTAGATTTACCTGGTTACGGATATGCTCGTGTATCTAAGAAAGATAAAAAATACTTTCAAAAATTCATTACAGATTACTTTGAGCAACGCGAGCAAATGATCTCTGCCTTTGTGCTTGTAGATTGTCGTCACGAGCCTCAAAAAATCGACATGGAATTCATGGAATATTTAGGCGAAAAAGAGATTCCATTTTCTATCATTTTTACCAAAGCAGATAAGCTACGTCCACAAGCGCTCGAACGCAACATAGAAGTCTATAAAAAGATTATGCTTGATGGTGTATGGTGGGAATTTCCTAAATACTTCGTGAGCAGCGCATCACATGGTGATGGTCAAGATGAAATTTTAGGCTACATAGAAGA
The genomic region above belongs to Dokdonia sp. Dokd-P16 and contains:
- the mraZ gene encoding division/cell wall cluster transcriptional repressor MraZ: MINLIGTYECKIDAKGRLMLPQAFKKQLAPILQDGFVLKRAVFQKCLELYPIAEWNTLSAKVNKLNRFNKKNDEFIRRFNAGVKPVEVDGTGRVLVSKDLGNFAKLEKSIVVNAAFNILEIWDKDLYEKAIDEAALDFADLAEEVMGDSDIPDGLS
- a CDS encoding alpha/beta fold hydrolase encodes the protein MKHDLITEGKFTYLEKGEGTPIIILHGLMGGLSNFDAVTSHFSENGYKVVIPELPVYTMPLIKTGVKSFAKYLDEFIEMKGYEEVILLGNSMGGHVGLYHTKMSPEKVKALVITGSSGLYESAMGESYPKRGDYEYIKKKAQGVFYNPECATKEIVDEVYDTVNDRNKLLKTLAIAKSAIRHNMAQDLPDMNTPTCIIWGRQDGVTPPEVAEDFNKLLPDSDLFWIEECGHAAMMEKPTEFNDILLKWLKQREF
- the yihA gene encoding ribosome biogenesis GTP-binding protein YihA/YsxC — translated: MKIKSASFVVSNSEVTKCPNTRIPEYAFIGRSNVGKSSLINMLTNRKSLAKTSGRPGKTQLINHFLINENWHLVDLPGYGYARVSKKDKKYFQKFITDYFEQREQMISAFVLVDCRHEPQKIDMEFMEYLGEKEIPFSIIFTKADKLRPQALERNIEVYKKIMLDGVWWEFPKYFVSSASHGDGQDEILGYIEDLNENLKPGY